One stretch of Hydrogenovibrio kuenenii DSM 12350 DNA includes these proteins:
- a CDS encoding isoprenyl transferase yields the protein MTQPKHIAIIMDGNGRWAKKRFLPRFVGHQKGLRAVKKVVSHCAEIGVESLTLFAFSTENWKRPKDEVSKLMGLFLSALQNEVSKLHKNNVRLNIIGDRTLFTDEIQQHILQAEHLTENNSGLQLNIAANYGGRWDVVQAVKDWSNKNPDKPITELTEADISMNVCLAEQSEPDLLIRTGGEQRISNFLVWQMAYAEFYFSDELWPDFDENSIDKAIASFSNRERRFGKTSEQVTHDSH from the coding sequence ATGACTCAGCCTAAGCATATAGCCATTATTATGGATGGAAACGGAAGATGGGCAAAAAAACGTTTTCTGCCTCGTTTCGTTGGACACCAAAAAGGGTTGCGAGCGGTTAAAAAAGTTGTTTCTCATTGTGCAGAAATTGGTGTGGAATCTCTTACTTTATTTGCATTCAGTACAGAAAATTGGAAGCGCCCTAAAGATGAAGTGTCAAAGTTAATGGGGCTTTTCCTTTCTGCGCTTCAAAATGAAGTTAGTAAGCTTCATAAAAACAACGTTAGATTAAATATCATAGGTGATAGAACGCTATTCACTGATGAAATACAACAGCATATTCTCCAAGCAGAGCATTTAACTGAAAATAATTCAGGGTTGCAATTAAATATTGCAGCAAATTACGGTGGGCGCTGGGACGTAGTGCAAGCAGTGAAAGATTGGAGTAATAAGAATCCAGATAAACCTATTACTGAACTCACTGAAGCAGATATTTCAATGAATGTATGTCTTGCAGAACAAAGCGAACCGGATTTATTGATTAGAACTGGTGGAGAGCAAAGAATTAGTAACTTCTTGGTCTGGCAAATGGCTTATGCAGAATTTTACTTTTCTGATGAATTGTGGCCAGATTTTGATGAGAATTCTATTGATAAGGCCATAGCATCTTTTTCCAATCGCGAACGACGTTTTGGAAAAACAAGCGAGCAGGTGACGCATGATTCTCACTAG